One genomic window of Caenorhabditis elegans chromosome I includes the following:
- the F11A6.16 gene encoding uncharacterized protein (Confirmed by transcript evidence): MNFYSVLVFAVFAVMLASGKRGLRREILLKNRIQVDSSS, from the coding sequence ATGAACTTTTATTCCGTACTTGTGTTCGCTGTCTTTGCAGTTATGTTGGCTTCAGGAAAACGTGGACTTAGAAGAGAGATTTTGTTGAAGAATCGTATCCAGGTCGACTCGTCGTCGTAG